In Myxococcales bacterium, the genomic stretch CGGCCTCCGCCACAACGGGGATGGGGCGGCTGAGCAGCACGATCCAGGGCGACGTGCGCGGGGCGTGGCGGGGCGCCCAGCGGGCGGGCCACAACCGCCCAAGCGCGTAGCCAAGGCTGTGGCCGCAGATGAGCCCGGCCAGGCAGAACGTAAACCCCAGGGCAGGCCCGAGCCGCGCCCCGAGCAATGCGCCCACGACGCTCGAAGGGATCGGCAGCAGCAGATCGGCCGCGAGGAGGAGCGCACCGAAGGAACCAATCTGTACGGCGTGACCGTCGGTGGCGGCGAGCCAGACGTGCGATGGCAGCTCGCCCACGAGCGCGAAGGGCACGAGCGGCACGGCCACCGTGGTGATGGCGAGCACGGCCCAGCGCCTGAGATCGGGGCGTTGGGCGGCGGAGGCGGGCGCGGACACCACACGACTTTAGCAAGGGCCCCGTGCGGGGTGTGGCCCGAGCGACGTCACAGGCCGGGGCGCCACACCCGGGCCGCCCTGTGGCAAACTGTGGCCATGAGCTCTGCGCCCCTCGAGACCTGGCTTTCAGCGTACCTACGCACCCACGGGGGCATGGCGGGCACCGTGCACCTGCGCGACGGACAGGAGCTCGTGAT encodes the following:
- a CDS encoding VTT domain-containing protein; its protein translation is MSAPASAAQRPDLRRWAVLAITTVAVPLVPFALVGELPSHVWLAATDGHAVQIGSFGALLLAADLLLPIPSSVVGALLGARLGPALGFTFCLAGLICGHSLGYALGRLWPARWAPRHAPRTSPWIVLLSRPIPVVAEA